The Oryzias latipes chromosome 4, ASM223467v1 genome includes a window with the following:
- the c2cd4c gene encoding C2 calcium-dependent domain-containing protein 4C — MWVLDKIRGSVETGVMRQGEAGDKKGAAPYSNVLTPDKIPDFFIPPKLVSCPPEPEPPKSKEGLQPSTSEQTIAGGRKISSPRSPRFVAKIAGDTKNLLRAANRHIIQIESADDVVAGDTNADPQSQTAMSLPYVPKTQTSYGFATLKESPHTRRKESLFHCELTSPITSPNAQRKAAGKSGDAGNHLNPADLNTSHMNPYRYFSGGESDTCSSAESSPFSSPLLSRSASLLKIFTHETQAKVVKAKRTLARHSSLSTDECSSAEPSPNVQRRLHVPSLHGGAAAPDHGLQREHTINLHKGGSLRICANYDSSTSRLLIRALAAESLYDKHVDIKSIHCCVSVYLNPGKLQKQRSNIIKNSRNPVFNEDFFFDSISSTQVKSLSVKFKVVNKGTSLKRDTLLGEREVPLTKLLSGL; from the coding sequence ATGTGGGTCCTGGATAAGATCCGCGGGTCAGTGGAGACCGGCGTGATGCGACAGGGGGAAGCCGGGGACAAGAAAGGCGCAGCCCCCTACAGCAACGTGCTCACTCCTGACAAGATCCCGGACTTTTTCATTCCTCCAAAGCTGGTCAGCTGCCCCCCTGAGCCCGAGCCCCCCAAGTCCAAAGAGGGACTGCAGCCGTCCACGTCAGAGCAAACCATTGCGGGTGGGAGGAAGATCAGCAGCCCGAGGAGCCCCCGCTTTGTGGCTAAGATCGCAGGAGACACAAAGAACTTGTTAAGAGCAGCAAACCGCCACATCATCCAGATTGAGAGCGCAGATGATGTTGTAGCTGGAGACACCAACGCGGACCCCCAGTCTCAGACGGCCATGTCTCTGCCGTACGTCCCCAAGACGCAGACCTCTTATGGCTTTGCGACCCTGAAAGAGAGCCCCCACACCCGCCGTAAAGAGTCTCTGTTCCACTGCGAGCTCACCAGTCCCATCACCTCCCCAAACGCGCAGAGGAAGGCTGCGGGCAAAAGCGGCGACGCGGGGAACCATCTGAACCCCGCAGACCTGAACACCTCCCACATGAACCCCTACAGGTATTTCAGCGGAGGGGAGAGTGACACCTGCTCCTCAGCGGAGTCCTCCCCCTTCAGCTCCCCGCTGCTCTCGCGCTCCGCGTCCTTGCTCAAGATCTTTACGCACGAGACGCAGGCCAAAGTGGTGAAAGCCAAGCGCACCTTAGCGCGCCACAGCTCCCTGTCCACCGACGAGTGCAGCTCCGCCGAGCCCAGCCCGAACGTCCAGCGGCGGCTGCACGTGCCCTCCCTCCACGGAGGGGCGGCGGCGCCCGACCACGGCCTCCAGCGGGAGCACACCATCAACCTGCACAAGGGGGGGTCGCTGAGGATCTGCGCCAACTACGACTCCAGCACCTCCCGCCTGCTCATCCGCGCGCTGGCGGCCGAGAGCCTGTACGACAAGCACGTGGACATCAAGAGCATCCACTGCTGCGTGTCCGTGTACCTGAACCCCGggaagctgcagaagcagaggAGCAACATCATCAAGAACAGCCGCAACCCCGTCTTCAACGAGGACTTCTTCTTTGACTCCATCAGCTCCACCCAGGTGAAGAGCCTCTCGGTCAAGTTCAAAGTGGTGAACAAAGGCACCAGCCTGAAGAGGGACACGCTGCTGGGGGAGAGGGAGGTGCCTCTGACAAAGCTGCTCTCAGGGCTCTGA